The genomic region CAAACCTGAACCTGGGGACGATCCTTGCCAACGAAAGCGACTGGACCGGATCGATTCCCTACTTGCTCAAGGCGCACCTGTCAGATCCCGGGAACCTGATCGCCATACGCAACCTAATGGCTGCTTACTTCAACAGCGACCAGGTCGAAGAGGGGCTCAAAATGAAGGCGAAACTTGACGCGCTTGAAGGTGGGGGGTGAACCTGCGGCGGAATCGCGAACCGGGTGCAAACGAGGTAAGTGACGAAGCGTCGCTAAAAGCAGCCATCCTGGCAGCGGGCGGCGTCCCCCGTCACATCGCCTTCATCATGGACGGCAATGGTCGCTGGGCGCGGCAACGCGGACTTCCCCGCATTGCCGGTCACCGGGAAGGCGTCCGGACGGTGCGAAAAATGGTCGAGGCCGGCCCTGAGATCGGGGTCGAGGTGATGACCTTCTACACCTTTTCTCAAGAGAACTGGCGCCGTCCGGCAACCGAAGTCTCCGCGCTGATGGAACTGCTCGTCGAAGCAATCGACAACGAGGTCGAAGACCTCGACCGCAACCAGATTCGCCTCCGGGTGATCGGTGAGTTGGAGCAACTCCCCCTGCAGCCTCGTCGGGCAATGGAGAGAGCGATAGCCCGGCTTTCCGGCAACAACCGCATGACGTTGGTGCTGGCGCTTTCCTATTCGGGACGACGCGAGATACTTAGGGCTGTCAACCGCTTGCTCTCCGAAGGGCGTTCGACGGTCGATGAAGCCGGGTTTAGCCGCTTCCTCGATACCGCCGGCCTTCCCGATCCTGATCT from Calditrichota bacterium harbors:
- the uppS gene encoding di-trans,poly-cis-decaprenylcistransferase, coding for MDGNGRWARQRGLPRIAGHREGVRTVRKMVEAGPEIGVEVMTFYTFSQENWRRPATEVSALMELLVEAIDNEVEDLDRNQIRLRVIGELEQLPLQPRRAMERAIARLSGNNRMTLVLALSYSGRREILRAVNRLLSEGRSTVDEAGFSRFLDTAGLPDPDLLVRTSGELRLSNFLLYQLAYTEIVVTDRHWPDFDRLDLYQALRAYQSRERRFGLTSQQLAAVSRS